In bacterium, one genomic interval encodes:
- a CDS encoding nuclear transport factor 2 family protein — MVQHLYSAFTKRDINTIVGLLSPDVEWGEPANPFNPAAGIRHGHQGFLEWLNIGRQTEDILVLEPRKMPADHDSAAVVGYMKCLVISTGKTYESDFVHMVTIKSRHGNKISKVL, encoded by the coding sequence ATTGTTCAGCACCTATATTCTGCGTTTACCAAACGAGATATTAATACAATTGTTGGATTGCTCAGTCCTGATGTTGAATGGGGAGAGCCAGCAAATCCATTCAATCCGGCAGCAGGCATCCGGCATGGGCATCAAGGTTTCCTGGAATGGTTGAACATTGGACGGCAAACCGAAGACATCCTGGTGTTGGAGCCAAGAAAGATGCCGGCAGATCATGATTCAGCTGCCGTTGTAGGATACATGAAGTGTCTTGTGATATCAACAGGTAAAACCTATGAATCGGACTTTGTCCATATGGTCACAATTAAAAGCCGGCATGGTAACAAAATTTCAAAAGTTCTTTGA
- a CDS encoding YfiM family protein codes for MEQVRIWREILKMEIHHICINTKQTNGTNNIEMLKRIIQIMLIFFSIFPLAADTQESKSIPDSSKVKKRTLYKAIAYEGAYYVTALFILQKTWYKDREIVPFHFYNDNKGYLQVDKFGHTYGSYLESYIAYKSLLNSGLTKNKALIYGGTLGFILQTPIEIMDGIHEGWGFSWGDMAANAIGSGLVIGQELLFNEQTMKYKFSYWESYYSAKANGFLGTTTLDRLLEDYNGHTYWLSIPVNRFVFKKQLPPWLNIAVGYGANGMYGEYSNISNYNGVEIPNTTRYRQYLLSLDIDWTKIETKSKFMKTVLQGMTFIKLPFPSLEYNSKGQFKVYWLYY; via the coding sequence ATGGAGCAGGTCAGAATTTGGCGAGAAATATTGAAAATGGAAATACATCATATTTGTATTAATACAAAACAGACTAATGGCACAAATAATATCGAAATGTTGAAACGAATTATTCAGATAATGTTAATCTTCTTCAGCATTTTCCCTTTGGCTGCAGATACCCAGGAAAGTAAATCAATACCTGATTCAAGCAAGGTAAAAAAGCGGACATTGTATAAAGCTATAGCTTATGAGGGGGCTTACTACGTTACTGCATTGTTTATCCTTCAAAAAACATGGTATAAAGACCGGGAAATAGTACCATTCCATTTTTATAATGACAATAAAGGATATTTACAGGTTGATAAATTTGGACACACTTATGGATCATATTTGGAAAGCTATATAGCTTACAAGAGTTTACTTAATTCAGGATTAACAAAAAACAAAGCTCTCATTTATGGTGGTACTCTTGGTTTTATTCTTCAGACACCTATAGAAATTATGGATGGTATACATGAGGGATGGGGCTTTTCATGGGGAGATATGGCAGCAAATGCCATAGGCTCGGGTCTTGTGATCGGGCAGGAATTATTATTTAACGAGCAAACCATGAAATATAAGTTTAGCTATTGGGAATCATACTATTCCGCCAAAGCTAATGGTTTTTTAGGAACAACAACATTGGATCGCCTTTTAGAGGATTATAATGGTCATACATACTGGCTTTCAATACCTGTAAACAGATTCGTCTTTAAAAAACAATTGCCACCGTGGTTAAATATTGCAGTTGGCTATGGTGCTAATGGTATGTATGGTGAATATTCGAACATTTCAAATTATAATGGAGTTGAAATCCCAAACACAACACGTTACCGTCAATACCTTTTATCCCTTGATATTGATTGGACAAAAATAGAAACCAAATCCAAGTTCATGAAAACTGTTTTGCAGGGAATGACTTTTATAAAATTGCCATTCCCATCTCTTGAATACAATTCTAAGGGACAATTCAAAGTGTATTGGCTGTATTATTGA
- a CDS encoding metallophosphoesterase produces MFGIILTSIITLMHVYVFWRASTMPFLKRHVHRKYNIAAGVGLWAVFYLGRVFGHGGTGTLAVILELLGMDWMAVLFLIFVSLLSMDIITGFGFLLPRLAPSLRGLALIAGGILSVIAIVQGMRPPVVQKYEVYLSGLPDEMNGMVIIAMSDLHLGSLIGKRWLEARVDQVREQHPDLVLLLGDIIEGHGGSQRELLPVFNSISAPLGVWAVSGNHDFHGRNNAGISLFRDAGFRELRNSWAELRPGFILAGVENLTARQYPGYGRDPVSQALAERPPGLTIFLSHKPWQTDRAANLGVGLMLCGHTHGGQIWPFGYLVRREYPLLEGRYDVDGMTVIVCRGTGTWGPRMRLWRPGEILRVTLREKGKRDITGENGRR; encoded by the coding sequence GTGTTCGGAATCATTCTTACATCCATTATCACATTGATGCACGTTTACGTCTTCTGGCGGGCATCCACCATGCCGTTTCTGAAACGGCATGTTCACCGGAAATACAACATCGCGGCAGGCGTGGGCCTCTGGGCGGTTTTTTACCTGGGCCGTGTTTTCGGCCACGGCGGCACGGGCACCCTCGCAGTGATACTGGAGTTGCTCGGCATGGACTGGATGGCCGTGTTATTCCTGATATTCGTTTCCCTTCTTTCGATGGATATCATCACCGGGTTCGGTTTTCTCCTGCCCCGGCTGGCGCCATCACTGCGGGGTCTGGCCCTTATTGCGGGAGGAATTCTTTCTGTTATCGCGATTGTTCAGGGCATGAGGCCGCCGGTGGTACAAAAATATGAAGTATATCTTTCCGGACTTCCCGATGAGATGAACGGTATGGTAATCATTGCCATGTCAGACCTGCATCTCGGCTCACTGATCGGCAAACGATGGCTGGAGGCCCGGGTCGACCAGGTTCGGGAGCAGCATCCGGACCTCGTGCTCCTGCTGGGGGATATTATTGAAGGGCATGGCGGATCACAGAGGGAACTCCTTCCGGTTTTCAACAGCATTTCCGCGCCTCTGGGCGTCTGGGCGGTTTCCGGCAACCACGATTTCCATGGTCGTAACAATGCAGGCATATCGCTGTTCAGGGATGCAGGTTTTAGAGAGCTCCGCAACTCATGGGCTGAGCTCCGGCCCGGTTTCATTCTGGCAGGAGTGGAGAATCTCACCGCCAGACAGTATCCCGGCTATGGCAGAGACCCCGTTTCGCAGGCGCTCGCAGAACGGCCTCCGGGCTTAACTATTTTTCTCTCCCATAAACCCTGGCAGACCGACAGAGCGGCGAACCTCGGTGTCGGCCTGATGCTCTGCGGCCATACTCATGGAGGGCAGATCTGGCCGTTCGGCTATCTGGTCCGTCGGGAATACCCGCTGCTTGAGGGACGGTATGACGTGGACGGCATGACGGTCATTGTCTGTCGTGGTACGGGAACATGGGGACCGCGCATGCGCCTCTGGCGTCCCGGCGAGATTCTCCGCGTGACATTGCGGGAGAAAGGAAAACGGGACATAACAGGAGAAAACGGGCGGCGGTAA